The Acidobacteriota bacterium genomic sequence AGCAAACGCTTTTGTCACCTGATGGGCGGCGAGATCGCGGTCGACAGCCAACCCGGCCAGGGCACCGCCTTCGTGGTCGACCTGCCCTTGACGGTCGAAGCCGCCGACGGCGCCCCGGTCACACAGGAGGCGAAACCGACGAAAGCGGTGGCGGCGGACGACGAGGTCGCGACCGGCAGCAACGGTCGCGGCCCGGTGCTGGTGATCGACGACGATCCCGCCACCCTCGACCTGGTGCGGCGCTTCCTGGCGCGAGAGGGCTTCGAAGTGATCACCGCCGCCGACGGCGCCAATGGCCTCGAGCTCGCCCGCAGCCATCGGCCGGCGGCCATCACCCTCGATGTGCTGATGCCCGAGATGGACGGCTGGACCGTGCTCTCGGAGCTCAAGGGGGACGATCGCACCGCCGACATTCCAGTGATCATGCTGTCGATGATGGACAACCGCGAGCTCGGTCTGACCCTCGGCGCGGCCGACTACATGACCAAGCCCGTCGATCGCGATCGCTTGATCTCCCTGCTGCGGAACTTCTCCCAGAACGGCAGCGAAGGCCGGGTACTGATCGTCGAGGACGACGCCGAGACGCGCAGTTTGATGCGCCGTATGCTCGATTCCATCGGCTGGACCGTCGACGAGGCGGCCAATGGCCGGGTCGGCCTCGAGCGGGTCGCCGAAGCGGCGCCGGATCTCATCCTGCTCGACCTGATGATGCCCGAAATGGACGGCTTCGACTTCCTCGAAGCGATTCGCAATCGCGAGGAGCGCATTCCGGTCGTGGTGGTGACCGCCAAGGATCTCACCGAGGAAGATCGCCTGCGCCTGAACGGTTACGTCGAAAAGGTCGTACATAAGGGGGGCACGCCCAGCGAGACCTTCTTCGAGGAGCTCGGCGAGCTGGTTCGAGCTTGCGTCCGACCGGCCGACCAAGACTGACCCCACCGCCGCTCAACGCCCGGTGTTGGAGACCGACACGAAGATGCCCAAGATCCTGCTCGTCGAAGACAACGAGATGAACCGCGACATGCTGACCCGGCGATTGAAGCGCCGCGGCTACGAGGTCGCCGTGGCCGTCGATGGTCAGCAGGCCCTCGACGAAGTGCGAGCGCTGGTTCCCGATCTGATTCTGATGGACATGAGCCTGCCGGTGGTCGACGGCTGGGAAGCAACCCGACGCCTGAAGGCGGCGCCCGAGACCCGTGAGATTCCGGTGATCGCTCTCACCGCCCACGCCATGGCCGAAGACCGAGAGAAAGCTCTGCAGGCCGGCTGCGATGAGTACGACACCAAGCCCGTCGAGCTGAAGCGCCTGTTGGGCAAGATCGCCACCCTCCTCGAGAGCCGCGGCCTCCCCTGAGGCTGGCGCCGGCCCGACAAGCCGCCACCACGCCGGCAACTCCTAGCTGCCGACCAGAGTCTCCTTGACCTTGCGCAGCGCCTCTTCCTTCTTTTTCAGCTCTTCCTCGATGCTCGCCAAGCGGGAGCGCAGCTTGCGAACTTCGGCCTGGAGGGCCTTGACCTCGGCCTCGGCGGCACTGCTCTCGGCCGAACCGGCCTCTTCCTGAGCCGCCAGGGCGGCGGCACACTCGTGCGCCTCGGCAGCCCGTGCTTCGATCTGCTGGCGCAGCTCGGCCGCTTCCTGGCGGGCCGTTTGACGGGCTTCCTCTCCCTGACGCAGGGCGCCCCTCACCGCCGCGACCTCGGCGCGCCGGTCGAACTTGGGGAAGGAATCCTCGAGCTCGGCGAGGGCCTGGTCCGCCCGCTGAGAATCGCTCGCCGCGGCCTCGTCGCCCTGGGCCTGCAGAAGCGACGAGATCGCCAGCGAGAAAAGGGCATCGGCGCGCCGTGGATCGCCCTTCGGCAGGGCCTGCGCAAGTTGCTGAAAGCTGGCCATGGCGGTCGCGAGATCGCCCTGCTCGAGAGCCGCGGCCCCGTCCCGCTGCAAGCGGCGCGCTTCGCGCTTGCTCAAGCTCTCATCGGCGCCCTGAGCCCAGGCGCCGGCGACGGGCAGAAGCAGGAGCCCAGCGACCATCCAGATCGAGAGATACCTCAGGCTTGACGACTTCGACACGGCGATTCTCCTTCCCCAGGAAATGATCCAGCAACGAAATGCATTTCGTCACCGGAAGTCCCCCGGGACGACCCGCCAACTCTACCAGGGGAGCGTCGCCCAGGTGGCGATGTCAGCCCTTGATTACCCGCGCTCCTGCGGTGGCTCGAACCACCAGTGGAGCTCCGCCCCCCTGGATCTCGCCACGCAGCATCGGCTTGCCCGGGCCGTCCTCCGCCGGCTCCCCCGCACGGGTCACCGGATAAGCGCTGCGGACCTTGCCATGGGGCGACTCGAGGTCGAGGTCGAGCCCGAGTCCCGGCGGCACCTGCACCGTGACCGCACCGTCGAGGGTGGTCAAGCGCAGCTCCTCGAGGTCACCGGCGGCCAGCCGAGCTTCGATGTCGCCGCGCTTGGTCTTCGCCACCACCGGCCCGGTGACATCGTCGATCTGGATGGTGCCGCTGCCGGTCGACGCCTCGACCTCGCCGTGATGGCCGTTCAGGTGCAAGGCGCCGGCGAGCGACTTGAGCTGGACATCGCCGCGGGTTCCTCCGACATAGGCGGTGCCGCTCTGGGTCTGGATATCGATGTCGCCGATACAGCGGTCCACGGACAGCGAGCCGTTCTCGGCACGAGCGAAGATCGAGCCCCGCACGCTGCGGAAGCTGAGCACCCCGAGGTTGGTGATGGCGCGCACGTCACCCTCGATCTCCTGCACCGTGATCGAGCCTCCCTCGGTCTCGATGTCGAGGTCGTAGCGGGTCGGCAGGCGCAACACATAGCGCACCTGCAATCGGTTCGACTCCATGCCGTAGAGGCCACGCTTGCCGCTGTAGTCGGAGGTCAGCAGAACGCCCTCCGGCGTCGGCGCCAGCTCGAAGGACAGCTCCTCGGCATCGCCGTCCTCGCGGTAGACCGTCAGCTCGACGGACTCTTGACTGCCACCCCGGACGACCACCGAGCCGAGATCGGAGCGCACCGTCAGCTTTCCGGCCGGCGACACCTGCAAGGTCTTGCGGACCGGCTCCGCGGA encodes the following:
- a CDS encoding response regulator is translated as MPKILLVEDNEMNRDMLTRRLKRRGYEVAVAVDGQQALDEVRALVPDLILMDMSLPVVDGWEATRRLKAAPETREIPVIALTAHAMAEDREKALQAGCDEYDTKPVELKRLLGKIATLLESRGLP
- a CDS encoding DUF4097 family beta strand repeat-containing protein; amino-acid sequence: MRNRTVMGWIAVLALFSGGLSAEPVRKTLQVSPAGKLTVRSDLGSVVVRGGSQESVELTVYREDGDAEELSFELAPTPEGVLLTSDYSGKRGLYGMESNRLQVRYVLRLPTRYDLDIETEGGSITVQEIEGDVRAITNLGVLSFRSVRGSIFARAENGSLSVDRCIGDIDIQTQSGTAYVGGTRGDVQLKSLAGALHLNGHHGEVEASTGSGTIQIDDVTGPVVAKTKRGDIEARLAAGDLEELRLTTLDGAVTVQVPPGLGLDLDLESPHGKVRSAYPVTRAGEPAEDGPGKPMLRGEIQGGGAPLVVRATAGARVIKG